A single Panthera tigris isolate Pti1 chromosome A3, P.tigris_Pti1_mat1.1, whole genome shotgun sequence DNA region contains:
- the CPSF3 gene encoding cleavage and polyadenylation specificity factor subunit 3 isoform X1, with protein MSAIPAEESDQLLIRPLGAGQEVGRSCIILEFKGRKIMLDCGIHPGLEGMDALPYIDLIDPAEIDLLLISHFHLDHCGALPWFLQKTSFKGRTFMTHATKAIYRWLLSDYVKVSNISADDMLYTETDLEESMDKIETINFHEVKEVAGIKFWCYHAGHVLGAAMFMIEIAGVKLLYTGDFSRQEDRHLMAAEIPNIKPDILIIESTYGTHIHEKREEREARFCNTVHDIVNRGGRGLIPVFALGRAQELLLILDEYWQNHPELHDIPIYYASSLAKKCMAVYQTYVNAMNDKIRKQININNPFVFKHISNLKSMDHFDDIGPSVVMASPGMMQSGLSRELFESWCTDKRNGVIIAGYCVEGTLAKHIMSEPEEITTMSGQKLPLKMSVDYISFSAHTDYQQTSEFIRALKPPHVILVHGEQNEMARLKAALIREYEDNDEVHIEVHNPRNTEAVTLNFRGEKLAKVMGFLADKKPEQGQRVSGILVKRNFNYHILSPCDLSNYTDLAMSTVKQTQAIPYTGPFNLLYYQLQKLTGDVEELEIQEKPALKVFKNITVIQEPGMVVLEWLANPSNDMYADTVTTVILEVQSNPKIRKGAVQKVSKKLEMHVYSKRLEIMLQDIFGEDCVSVKDGSILSVTVDGKTANINLETRTVECEEGSEEDESLREMVELAAHRLYEALTPVH; from the exons ATGTCTGCGATTCCTGCTGAGGAAAGTGACCAGCTGCTGATCCGACCCCT TGGAGCTGGGCAAGAAGTAGGAAGATCATGTATTATCCTGgagttcaaaggaagaaaaataatg TTGGACTGCGGGATCCACCCTGGCCTGGAAGGAATGGACGCGCTTCCTTATATTGATTTAATCGACCCCGCTGAGATTGATCTCCTGTTAATTAGTCA tttccatCTGGATCACTGTGGAGCTTTGCCCTGGTTTCTACAGAAGACAAGTTTCAAAGGAAGGACATTTATGACTCACGCTACAAAAGCTATTTATAGATGGCTTCTCTCAGATTATGTCAAAGTTAG TAACATATCAGCAGACGACATGCTGTACACGGAGACAGATTTGGAAGAGAGCATGGACAAAATCGAAACCATCAACTTTCATGAAGTTAAAGAAGTTGCAGGAATCAAGTTTTGGTGTTACCATGCAGGCCACGTTCTAGGAGCTGCCATGTTCATGATTGAGATCGCGGGCGTGAAG cttTTGTACACAGGTGATTTCTCAAGACAAGAAGATAGACACTTAATGGCAGCTGAAATTCCGAATATTAAACCTGACATTCTCATTATT GAATCTACGTATGGGACGCACATCCATGAGAAGCgtgaagagagagaagcaagattCTGTAACACTGTTCATGACATTGTAAACAGAGGGGGCAGAGGCCTCATTCCTGTCTTTGCTCTTGGAAGGGCTCAGGAGCTGCTCTTGATCTTAG ACGAGTACTGGCAGAATCACCCAGAACTGCATGATATTCCCATATACTACGCGTCGTCTTTGGCCAAGAAGTGCATGGCAGTGTACCAGACGTACGTAAATGCCATGAACGACAAAATCCGCAAACAGATCAACATCAACAATCCCTTTGTGTTCAAGCACATCAGTAACCTCAAG aGCATGGATCATTTTGATGACATTGGTCCCAGTGTCGTCATGGCCTCCCCGGGCATGATGCAGAGTGGCTTATCCAGAGAGCTCTTTGAAAGCTGGTGCACGGATAAGAGGAACGGCGTCATTATAGCAGGGTACTGTGTAGAAGGGACACTTGCCAAG caTATCATGTCTGAACCAGAAGAAATCACTACCATGTCTGGACAGAAGTTACCACTGAAAATGTCTGttgattacatttctttctctgctcacaCAGATTACCAACAAACCAGTGAATTTATCCGTGCTTTGAAACCGCCTCATGTG ATTTTAGTCCatggagaacaaaatgaaatggccAGATTGAAAGCAGCCCTGATTCGAGAATATGAAGATAACGATGAAGTTCACATAGAGGTTCATAATCCTCGGAATACAGAAGCTGTGACCTTGAATTTCAGAGGAGAAAAGCTAGCCAAG gtcATGGGCTTTTTAGCAGACAAAAAACCAGAACAAGGCCAGCGGGTCTCAGGAATACTtgttaaaagaaactttaattaTCACATACTTTCTCCTTGTGACCTCTCCA ATTATACTGACTTGGCCATGAGCACTGTGAAACAGACCCAAGCCATTCCGTATACTGGTCCTTTTAATTTGCTCTATTACCAGCTACAGAAGTTGACAG GTGATGTGGAAGAATTAGAAATTCAAGAAAAACCTGCTCTGAAAGTATTCAAAAATATTACTGTAATACAGGAACCAGGAATGGTGGTATTAGAA TGGTTAGCAAACCCTTCCAACGATATGTATGCGGATACAGTAACAACCGTGATCCTGGAAGTTCAGTCAAACCCGAAAATCAGGAAAG gtgCAGTACAGAAGGTttctaaaaaattagaaatgcacGTTTACAGCAAAAGGTTGGAGATCATGCTCCA